A window of Pirellula sp. SH-Sr6A contains these coding sequences:
- a CDS encoding N-acetylmuramoyl-L-alanine amidase — MMLNPLHIHHWPLLSQESIPMLAMRNVAPPFFCCPPLFDRFLARVKTSAAVSIAWVGLVSLFPGSLISGSLAAADPDLGFQTRHGDEIVVCGQLYRIGTPVKLWMDQGGYDAYRTTRRFSPFDQRSWEKTVADMKEGKVDFVTKPQELHPDRYGLRFERASATEYTPEQLAEIRGGGWDLSTLQEKVDQFVLHFDVCGTSAQCFYILHDKRGLSVHFMLDVDGTIYQTLDLKERAWHSTKANDRSIGIEIANIGAYRPDSRDNPFAKWYRTDESGQVRLTFPESIKGREALLDKTLRPRKPEPVKGSIHGRDYVQYDYTPEQYAALIKLSAALSDIFPKLKPDAPRTPEGNIIDRTLSDEQWASFSGILGHYHVQSNKTDPGPALDWEYLLEGVRTQKAQIEAARVNPGSK, encoded by the coding sequence ATGATGCTTAATCCTCTCCACATCCACCACTGGCCCCTCCTGTCCCAAGAAAGTATCCCCATGCTCGCGATGCGAAACGTAGCGCCACCATTTTTCTGTTGCCCTCCCCTTTTCGATCGATTCCTGGCTCGGGTGAAAACCTCGGCTGCAGTCAGCATCGCATGGGTCGGCCTTGTCTCACTCTTTCCTGGCTCACTCATTTCCGGTTCTCTTGCTGCGGCCGATCCCGATCTTGGGTTTCAAACGCGGCACGGTGATGAAATCGTTGTCTGTGGACAACTTTACCGCATTGGAACACCTGTCAAACTCTGGATGGACCAAGGGGGTTATGACGCCTACCGAACCACGCGCCGCTTTTCCCCCTTCGATCAGCGAAGCTGGGAGAAAACGGTTGCTGACATGAAAGAGGGGAAGGTCGATTTTGTAACCAAGCCCCAGGAGTTGCATCCGGATCGATATGGTCTTCGGTTCGAGCGAGCATCGGCGACAGAGTATACCCCCGAGCAACTCGCGGAGATCCGGGGTGGCGGTTGGGATCTGAGCACTTTGCAAGAAAAAGTCGACCAATTCGTGTTGCACTTCGACGTATGCGGGACGAGTGCCCAGTGCTTCTACATTCTGCACGACAAACGGGGCCTGAGCGTTCACTTCATGCTCGATGTCGATGGCACGATCTACCAAACCCTTGACCTCAAAGAGAGAGCGTGGCATTCGACAAAAGCAAACGATCGGAGTATCGGTATCGAAATCGCCAACATCGGTGCTTACAGGCCCGACTCCCGCGACAACCCCTTTGCCAAGTGGTATCGAACCGACGAATCGGGCCAAGTACGACTCACCTTCCCCGAGAGTATCAAGGGTCGCGAGGCGCTCCTAGACAAAACACTTCGGCCTCGAAAACCAGAGCCAGTCAAGGGCTCGATCCATGGTCGAGACTATGTGCAATACGATTACACACCGGAGCAGTACGCGGCCTTGATCAAACTTTCGGCCGCGTTGAGTGACATCTTTCCGAAACTCAAACCCGATGCTCCACGCACCCCAGAGGGTAACATCATCGACCGAACGCTCAGCGACGAACAGTGGGCCTCGTTCTCCGGCATCCTGGGTCACTACCACGTCCAGTCCAACAAGACCGATCCTGGCCCGGCATTGGACTGGGAGTATTTGCTCGAAGGTGTTCGCACTCAGAAAGCTCAAATTGAAGCTGCTAGAGTGAATCCGGGCAGCAAGTAG
- a CDS encoding PIG-L deacetylase family protein, whose product MRIFPISVGVWMPLLISILCSCSDAIAQESTTEKLRIICFGAHPDDAEYKSGGTAALWAQQGHAVKLVSVTNGDIGHWEMSGGALAQRRTAESTEVARRLGVTYEVLDIHDGELLPTLENRKLITKLIREWNADVVISHRPWDYHPDHRYVGVLVQDAAYMVAVPFFCPDVKPLQKNPVFLYSSDRFKKPYPFRGDIAVAVDEVFEKKVDALLALESQTFEGGALGSAEQMAKAPPANQPEARRAWLRERWERRQTSEADDFRMTLEKWYGPDKAKSIRHAEVFEICEYGHQPSDEEIRKLFPFFGGMTSK is encoded by the coding sequence ATGCGAATATTCCCGATTTCGGTCGGCGTCTGGATGCCACTTTTGATTTCGATTCTCTGTTCCTGCTCGGACGCGATTGCGCAAGAGAGCACGACCGAAAAGCTGCGCATCATCTGTTTTGGAGCGCATCCGGATGATGCCGAATACAAGAGTGGAGGTACCGCGGCGCTGTGGGCTCAGCAGGGGCACGCGGTGAAGCTCGTGTCGGTTACCAATGGAGACATCGGCCACTGGGAAATGTCGGGAGGGGCTCTAGCGCAGCGCCGAACCGCGGAGTCGACGGAAGTAGCGCGGAGGCTCGGAGTGACCTACGAGGTTCTCGACATCCATGACGGAGAGCTTCTTCCCACCCTGGAGAATCGAAAGCTGATCACCAAATTGATTCGAGAGTGGAATGCGGATGTCGTGATCTCCCATAGGCCTTGGGATTACCATCCGGATCACCGCTATGTTGGAGTTCTCGTTCAAGACGCCGCGTATATGGTGGCAGTTCCCTTCTTTTGTCCCGACGTCAAACCGTTGCAGAAGAATCCGGTCTTTCTTTACAGCAGCGACCGATTCAAGAAGCCTTATCCTTTCCGAGGGGACATCGCGGTTGCCGTCGACGAAGTCTTCGAAAAGAAAGTGGATGCTTTGCTAGCGCTAGAATCGCAAACATTTGAAGGGGGCGCTCTGGGCTCGGCCGAGCAGATGGCCAAGGCCCCGCCGGCGAACCAACCAGAAGCCCGGCGAGCTTGGCTTCGCGAACGCTGGGAACGCCGCCAGACCTCGGAAGCAGACGACTTCCGCATGACCCTCGAAAAATGGTACGGGCCTGACAAAGCCAAATCGATTCGTCATGCGGAAGTATTCGAGATTTGCGAATACGGTCACCAGCCTAGCGATGAGGAGATTCGCAAGCTGTTCCCATTTTTTGGTGGCATGACCAGCAAATAG
- a CDS encoding acetylxylan esterase, whose amino-acid sequence MKTSRYSFPCTTSLRGHFTRLLAWGCLTVPLSSDAFSQRRDVNYDEAKIDIGVLPDPMVLPNGAKATRENWKSHREALVKLLADQQFGFAPSGAVELKSEVVEEATMHDGRTLRRQVVVTFKTPSEEHSVDLAIFLPKGTKVKGTFLGLNFQGNHSIDDDPALRIPKSWIANNKDTGVTNNQANEQGRGKQSRRWPIEEITARGYAVATAYYGDIDPDFDDGFNNGVHRLFPDQKPDANHPNRWGTIAAWSWGISRLLDVVSQQPELNETNYAVVGHSRLGKAALWAGANDERFTLVISNNSGCGGAALERRNFGETVAIINNSFPHWFCGNFKKYSKNEKGMPHDAHFIIASIAPRAVYIASATEDQWADPKGEHLSGFYATPVYKMLGLSGLDSETPPAPDTSVGGNIGYHARTGAHDILSFDWQRYMDFADRQWKK is encoded by the coding sequence ATGAAAACCAGCCGCTATTCTTTTCCCTGTACCACATCGCTCCGAGGTCACTTCACCCGCCTGCTTGCGTGGGGATGTTTGACTGTTCCACTTTCTTCCGATGCGTTTTCGCAGCGACGGGATGTGAACTACGACGAAGCCAAAATCGATATTGGCGTCTTGCCTGACCCTATGGTTTTGCCAAACGGTGCAAAGGCGACACGCGAAAATTGGAAGTCCCATCGCGAAGCGTTAGTCAAACTTCTTGCCGATCAACAGTTCGGATTCGCACCGAGCGGTGCCGTGGAATTGAAGTCGGAGGTCGTTGAAGAAGCGACGATGCACGATGGCAGGACGCTGCGTCGGCAAGTCGTTGTCACTTTCAAAACGCCGTCAGAGGAACATTCCGTCGATCTTGCGATCTTCCTTCCCAAGGGAACAAAAGTAAAAGGGACCTTCCTCGGGCTGAACTTCCAAGGCAATCATTCCATCGACGACGATCCTGCGCTTCGCATTCCAAAATCTTGGATCGCGAATAACAAAGACACAGGGGTAACAAACAATCAAGCGAACGAGCAAGGACGAGGCAAGCAATCGCGTCGGTGGCCGATTGAAGAGATTACGGCGCGCGGGTACGCCGTCGCAACGGCTTATTATGGTGATATCGATCCCGATTTTGATGATGGTTTTAACAACGGAGTGCACCGACTCTTTCCGGATCAGAAACCCGATGCGAATCACCCCAATCGATGGGGTACGATCGCGGCGTGGAGTTGGGGAATCTCTCGACTGCTCGATGTGGTTTCGCAACAGCCTGAACTCAACGAGACGAACTATGCCGTCGTCGGGCACTCGCGCCTGGGCAAGGCGGCATTGTGGGCAGGTGCGAACGACGAGAGATTTACGCTCGTCATCTCCAACAACTCCGGTTGCGGAGGAGCGGCACTAGAACGTCGTAACTTCGGTGAAACCGTGGCGATCATCAACAATTCTTTCCCGCATTGGTTCTGCGGGAACTTTAAGAAATACTCGAAGAACGAAAAAGGGATGCCTCACGACGCGCACTTTATCATTGCCAGCATCGCACCTCGCGCGGTTTACATCGCTAGCGCGACCGAAGACCAATGGGCAGACCCCAAGGGAGAACATCTGAGCGGGTTCTATGCTACACCCGTTTATAAAATGCTCGGACTCTCAGGTTTGGATAGCGAAACGCCTCCTGCTCCTGACACGAGTGTCGGTGGCAACATTGGATACCATGCTCGAACAGGTGCTCATGACATCCTATCTTTCGATTGGCAACGTTACATGGACTTTGCCGATCGCCAATGGAAGAAGTAA